A genomic window from Candidatus Deferrimicrobium borealis includes:
- the gltA gene encoding NADPH-dependent glutamate synthase codes for MADATPKPRPKPFSIPRQPMPEQPPQVRVGNFREVPFGLTPDLAILEATRCIQCKNPQCVKGCPVSVQIPEFIDLVAKGKFIEAARKIKETNALPAVCGRVCPQEEQCEMPCVLGKRGEPVAIGRLERFVADFERVTGNVEIPGVGATTGRRVAVVGAGPAGLTVAGDLVQIGHDVTIFEALHKPGGVLMYGIPEFRLPKEIVQAEVEYIQKLGAKLECNTVIGKSITIDELLEEEGFDAVFVGTGAGLPYFMNIPGENLIGVYSANEYLTRANLMKAYRFPESDTPLNKATNVAVVGGGNVAMDAARTAKRMGAKNVYLVYRRSKKEMPARVEEVHHAEEEGIEFHLLTNPITYHGDDESRVTAVECQKMELGEPDASGRRRPVVIKGSEFKLTVDTVIVSIGNGANPLVPSTTPGLDTNKWGNILADQETGKTSKKGVFAGGDIVIGAATVILAMGAGRKAAAAMHEYLKTGVW; via the coding sequence ATGGCCGACGCGACCCCGAAACCGCGCCCGAAGCCGTTCAGCATCCCCCGGCAGCCGATGCCGGAGCAGCCGCCGCAGGTCCGGGTCGGGAACTTCCGGGAAGTCCCGTTCGGGCTGACCCCGGACCTCGCCATCCTGGAGGCGACCCGCTGCATCCAGTGCAAGAACCCGCAATGCGTGAAGGGGTGCCCCGTCAGCGTCCAGATCCCCGAGTTCATCGACCTCGTGGCGAAGGGGAAGTTCATCGAGGCGGCGAGAAAAATCAAGGAGACGAATGCGCTCCCGGCGGTGTGCGGCCGCGTCTGCCCCCAGGAGGAGCAGTGCGAGATGCCGTGCGTCCTCGGGAAGAGGGGGGAGCCGGTGGCCATCGGGCGCCTCGAGCGGTTCGTCGCCGACTTCGAGCGCGTCACCGGGAACGTCGAGATCCCCGGGGTCGGGGCGACGACGGGCAGGCGCGTCGCGGTGGTCGGGGCGGGCCCCGCGGGGCTGACCGTGGCGGGCGACCTCGTCCAGATCGGGCACGACGTGACGATCTTCGAGGCGCTGCACAAGCCGGGCGGGGTGCTCATGTACGGCATCCCCGAGTTCCGCCTCCCCAAGGAGATCGTGCAGGCCGAGGTGGAGTACATCCAGAAACTTGGCGCGAAGCTGGAATGCAACACGGTCATCGGGAAGTCGATCACCATCGACGAGCTGCTCGAGGAGGAGGGGTTCGACGCCGTCTTCGTCGGCACGGGCGCGGGACTTCCGTACTTCATGAACATCCCGGGGGAGAACCTCATCGGGGTCTACTCCGCGAACGAGTACCTCACCCGGGCGAACCTGATGAAGGCGTACCGGTTCCCCGAATCCGACACCCCGCTGAACAAGGCGACGAACGTCGCGGTCGTCGGCGGCGGGAACGTGGCGATGGACGCGGCGCGCACGGCGAAGCGGATGGGGGCGAAGAACGTGTACCTCGTCTACCGCCGCTCGAAGAAGGAGATGCCCGCCCGGGTCGAGGAGGTCCACCACGCGGAGGAGGAGGGGATCGAGTTCCACCTCCTGACGAACCCGATCACCTACCATGGGGACGACGAATCGCGAGTGACCGCGGTGGAGTGCCAGAAGATGGAACTGGGAGAGCCCGACGCGTCAGGGCGGCGCCGCCCGGTCGTCATAAAAGGCTCGGAGTTCAAGCTCACGGTGGACACGGTCATCGTCTCCATCGGGAACGGCGCCAATCCGCTGGTCCCTTCCACGACGCCGGGGCTCGACACGAACAAGTGGGGGAACATCCTCGCGGACCAGGAGACGGGGAAGACGAGCAAGAAGGGGGTGTTCGCCGGGGGGGACATCGTCATCGGCGCGGCCACCGTCATCCTCGCGATGGGAGCCGGACGGAAGGCCGCCGCGGCCATGCACGAGTATCTGAAAACGGGAGTTTGGTAA
- a CDS encoding sulfide/dihydroorotate dehydrogenase-like FAD/NAD-binding protein produces the protein MFPILETKEIAKNVFLQKIQAPRVAKKRKAGQFLVLRRTEDGERIPLTIVSSDAGEGSVTIIFQAVGKSTTEFAGMKPGDAYLDVVGPLGLATHIEKFGTVVGIGGGIGTAPLLPIATAIKEAGNRLLSIVGARTKDLLILEDEMRAVSDEIVVTTDDGSYAKKGFVTTALQEFIDRGEKIDLCIGIGPVPMMRAVAEVTRPHGIKTMVSLNPIMVDATGMCGACRVTVGGTTKFVCVDGPEFDGHQVDFKELVMRNRAYLREEKTAMERIEHKDGKCMGGAAAPAGGGN, from the coding sequence GTGTTCCCCATCCTCGAGACGAAAGAGATCGCGAAAAACGTCTTTTTACAGAAGATCCAGGCTCCCCGGGTGGCGAAGAAGCGGAAAGCCGGCCAGTTTCTCGTGCTCCGCCGCACCGAGGACGGCGAGCGGATCCCGCTGACGATCGTCTCCTCCGACGCCGGGGAAGGGTCCGTGACGATCATCTTCCAGGCGGTCGGGAAATCGACCACCGAGTTCGCGGGGATGAAGCCGGGCGACGCCTACCTCGACGTCGTCGGACCCCTCGGGCTGGCCACCCACATCGAGAAGTTCGGCACCGTCGTCGGCATCGGCGGGGGCATCGGCACGGCGCCCCTGCTCCCCATCGCGACGGCCATCAAGGAGGCGGGGAACCGGCTGCTCTCGATCGTCGGGGCGCGGACGAAGGACCTGCTGATCCTCGAGGACGAGATGCGGGCGGTCTCCGACGAGATCGTGGTGACCACCGACGACGGGTCGTACGCGAAGAAGGGGTTCGTGACGACCGCGCTGCAGGAGTTCATCGACCGGGGCGAGAAGATCGACCTGTGCATCGGCATCGGCCCCGTGCCGATGATGCGCGCCGTGGCGGAGGTGACCCGCCCCCACGGGATCAAGACCATGGTGAGCCTCAATCCGATCATGGTGGACGCCACCGGGATGTGCGGCGCCTGCCGGGTGACGGTGGGGGGGACGACGAAGTTCGTCTGCGTCGACGGCCCCGAGTTCGACGGCCACCAGGTCGATTTCAAGGAACTGGTGATGCGCAACCGCGCGTACCTCCGGGAGGAGAAGACGGCGATGGAGCGGATCGAACACAAGGACGGGAAGTGCATGGGCGGCGCCGCCGCCCCCGCGGGAGGTGGAAACTGA
- a CDS encoding DUF362 domain-containing protein: MMTGGCPFSRRRFLQAAGGAAGALAASALFPSVLRAAGEKTVDVGVSSAAGPTERARKAVALVGGMKAFVSRGDVVVLKPNIGWDRTPEQAANTDPEFVVAVAEMCLSAGAGSVRVFDRTCNDPRRCYVSSGIKVAVEQFARKNHVGDALRIYHVEDRKFVRTSIPNALSIKEWDLYRDALEADKIVNLPIAKHHSLAGITLGLKNMMGIMGGNRGQIHYRLSECLVDIHRRVPVALTVIDAGRVLLRNGPSGGNLADVKSFGMAFASRDGIAADVVAAEMIFRMSPRDVGHIGKAMESGLGVSSVAQIRIVEG, translated from the coding sequence ATGATGACAGGCGGATGTCCTTTCAGCCGGAGGCGGTTCCTCCAGGCGGCGGGAGGCGCGGCGGGAGCGTTGGCCGCGTCGGCCCTCTTCCCGTCGGTGCTGCGCGCGGCGGGCGAGAAGACGGTCGACGTGGGCGTGTCCTCGGCGGCGGGCCCGACGGAGCGGGCACGCAAGGCGGTGGCGCTGGTGGGGGGGATGAAGGCGTTCGTCTCCCGCGGCGACGTGGTCGTCCTCAAACCGAACATCGGGTGGGACCGAACGCCGGAACAGGCGGCGAACACCGACCCGGAGTTCGTCGTTGCGGTCGCCGAGATGTGCCTGTCGGCGGGCGCCGGATCGGTGCGCGTCTTCGACCGCACCTGCAACGACCCGCGGCGCTGCTACGTCAGCAGCGGGATCAAGGTCGCCGTCGAGCAATTCGCGCGGAAGAATCACGTCGGGGATGCGCTTCGCATCTACCACGTCGAGGACCGGAAGTTCGTCCGCACGTCCATCCCGAACGCGCTGTCGATCAAGGAGTGGGATCTTTACCGGGACGCGCTCGAAGCGGACAAGATCGTCAACCTCCCGATCGCGAAGCATCACTCGCTGGCCGGCATCACGCTCGGGCTCAAGAACATGATGGGGATCATGGGGGGAAACCGGGGCCAGATCCACTACCGGCTGTCGGAGTGCCTCGTGGACATCCACCGCCGGGTCCCGGTCGCCCTCACCGTGATCGACGCGGGAAGGGTCCTCCTGCGGAACGGCCCCTCCGGGGGGAACCTCGCGGACGTGAAGTCGTTCGGGATGGCGTTCGCCTCCCGGGACGGGATCGCGGCCGACGTGGTCGCGGCCGAAATGATCTTCCGCATGTCGCCCCGGGACGTCGGACATATCGGAAAAGCGATGGAGTCGGGCCTGGGGGTGTCTTCCGTCGCGCAGATCCGTATCGTCGAGGGGTGA
- a CDS encoding ATP-binding cassette domain-containing protein — MIEGFRLGVFSRGTTLWDGLDFAFGDAAAWVVTGPPSSGKTLLLSILRGERRPDAGDVVVSGESLYRGNAALARAWRASCAYIPEQTVADARLTVGDLFRRSALAGDGARERERKERTDRLLEMVGLRGASGWRIAELSISERGRACLAAELLRGPKVLFCDGLVAGAGVPFWEMLRGLFRALAREGNTVILAERRIPDRWALAAVDPQPVGPFRVYRLPGPAAEGKGEPG, encoded by the coding sequence ATGATCGAGGGGTTCCGGCTGGGGGTCTTCTCCCGGGGGACAACCCTCTGGGACGGACTCGACTTCGCGTTCGGGGACGCCGCGGCGTGGGTCGTCACGGGACCGCCGTCGTCGGGGAAGACGTTGCTCCTCTCCATCCTCCGCGGGGAGCGCAGGCCGGATGCCGGGGACGTCGTCGTTTCCGGGGAGTCCCTGTACCGAGGGAACGCCGCCCTTGCCCGCGCCTGGCGAGCTTCCTGCGCCTATATCCCTGAACAAACGGTCGCCGACGCGCGTCTGACGGTGGGTGACCTCTTTCGCCGCTCCGCCCTTGCCGGGGACGGCGCACGGGAAAGGGAGCGGAAGGAGCGCACGGATCGTCTCCTCGAGATGGTCGGCCTGCGGGGCGCGTCGGGGTGGAGGATCGCGGAGCTGTCGATCTCCGAACGGGGACGGGCGTGCCTGGCGGCGGAACTGCTGCGCGGTCCGAAGGTCCTGTTCTGCGACGGCTTGGTCGCAGGCGCGGGGGTCCCGTTCTGGGAAATGCTCCGGGGACTGTTCCGCGCGCTGGCCCGGGAAGGGAACACGGTCATTCTCGCGGAGCGCAGGATCCCCGATCGGTGGGCCCTGGCAGCTGTCGATCCGCAGCCCGTTGGTCCTTTCCGCGTGTACCGCCTTCCTGGTCCGGCAGCGGAAGGGAAAGGAGAACCCGGTTGA
- a CDS encoding TlpA family protein disulfide reductase: MPAPMGARLPVFAAILALLAISFGAVAAEAEKSPPSTVVQGGGGTRFAEPGMIAPDFTVSDVEGHPFRLSEEISRKPVLLLFWSVFCEPCRAEMAHMQKVQDRYTGRDLTVVAVAVDGDPLRKIIGGFARQEGYTFKVLVDEVDAMGIWKVADAYGVAVTPTLLLLGKGGTVLLRKGGKVREDELEKAVSSLVNK; the protein is encoded by the coding sequence GTGCCCGCACCGATGGGAGCGCGCCTGCCGGTGTTCGCGGCGATCCTTGCCCTCCTCGCGATCTCTTTCGGAGCCGTGGCCGCGGAGGCGGAGAAGTCCCCGCCCTCCACGGTGGTCCAGGGGGGGGGAGGAACCCGGTTCGCGGAGCCGGGGATGATCGCCCCCGATTTCACGGTCTCCGATGTCGAGGGGCATCCGTTTCGCCTCTCGGAGGAGATTTCGAGAAAACCGGTCCTCCTTCTCTTCTGGTCGGTTTTCTGCGAGCCGTGCCGCGCCGAAATGGCCCACATGCAGAAGGTGCAAGACAGGTACACGGGCAGGGATCTGACCGTCGTCGCAGTCGCCGTGGACGGGGACCCCCTTCGGAAGATCATCGGGGGATTCGCGCGGCAGGAGGGGTACACCTTCAAGGTCCTGGTCGACGAAGTGGACGCGATGGGGATCTGGAAGGTCGCCGACGCGTATGGTGTGGCGGTGACGCCGACTCTCCTGCTGCTGGGAAAAGGCGGAACGGTGTTGCTGCGGAAGGGGGGGAAGGTCCGGGAGGACGAGCTCGAGAAGGCGGTCTCATCCCTCGTGAATAAGTGA
- a CDS encoding 2-hydroxyacyl-CoA dehydratase translates to MSSSTSSSSGTDPAPRVGFTTTIPVEILFAAGRVPVDLNNVFIASDLPAEYLRAAEADGFPRNSCGWIKGIYGVARRGGFREIVAVTQGDCSFTQALMEVLRYRGVSVVPFAFPFDRDPGLLSRELAKMAARFGTTVAEGERWKERLAGARRLAHQIDRLTWEEGKVTGEENHRWLVSCSDFDGDPDEYARRAAAFLAEASTRPARNDLVPVAFVGVPPIVSGLHGCFEEAGARAVLNEVQRQFAMPGTTGSLVEQYLAYTYPYSFFERLADIKAEAARREVRGIVHYVQSFCFRQIEDIILREEVGVPVLTLEGDAPGTVDGRTRIRVQAFVEMLQGS, encoded by the coding sequence TTGTCCTCATCTACTTCGTCTTCATCCGGGACTGATCCCGCGCCGCGGGTCGGCTTCACCACCACGATTCCCGTCGAGATCCTCTTCGCGGCGGGCCGCGTCCCCGTCGACCTGAACAACGTGTTCATCGCGTCGGATCTCCCCGCGGAGTATCTCCGGGCCGCCGAGGCGGACGGGTTCCCGCGAAACAGCTGCGGCTGGATCAAGGGGATCTACGGCGTCGCCCGCAGGGGCGGGTTCCGCGAGATCGTCGCCGTCACGCAGGGGGATTGCAGCTTCACCCAGGCGCTGATGGAGGTGCTGCGGTACCGGGGGGTGTCCGTGGTGCCGTTCGCCTTTCCGTTCGACCGCGACCCCGGCCTCCTCTCCCGGGAACTGGCGAAGATGGCGGCGCGCTTCGGGACGACGGTCGCCGAGGGGGAGCGGTGGAAGGAGCGCCTCGCCGGGGCCCGTCGCCTCGCCCACCAGATCGACCGCCTCACGTGGGAAGAGGGAAAGGTGACCGGGGAGGAGAACCACCGGTGGCTGGTCTCCTGCTCCGACTTCGACGGCGACCCGGACGAGTACGCACGCCGGGCCGCCGCGTTCCTCGCCGAGGCGTCGACGCGGCCCGCGCGGAACGACCTCGTCCCGGTCGCCTTCGTCGGCGTACCGCCGATCGTCTCCGGACTGCACGGCTGCTTCGAGGAGGCGGGCGCCCGGGCCGTCCTGAACGAGGTGCAGCGGCAGTTCGCCATGCCGGGGACCACGGGCTCGCTCGTCGAGCAGTATCTGGCCTACACCTATCCGTACTCCTTCTTCGAGCGGCTTGCGGACATCAAGGCGGAGGCGGCGCGGCGGGAAGTGCGGGGGATCGTCCATTACGTCCAGTCGTTCTGCTTCCGCCAGATCGAGGACATTATTTTACGGGAAGAGGTCGGGGTGCCGGTCCTCACGCTGGAGGGCGACGCTCCCGGCACGGTGGACGGCCGGACGAGAATCCGGGTCCAGGCGTTCGTCGAAATGCTTCAGGGGAGCTGA
- a CDS encoding PqqD family peptide modification chaperone — protein MIVPKRNPEVVWRLEKGLHEIAWEKARKEEEYEDLGVLTLMIKGKIHQLNLVGAEIWTRLNGISTLGKISAEVAALFSWEVEEAEEAVLEFLRGIEEQGWVRLVEKPDTSPAPGRRAG, from the coding sequence ATGATCGTACCGAAACGGAACCCCGAGGTGGTCTGGCGCCTCGAAAAGGGGCTGCACGAGATCGCGTGGGAGAAGGCGCGCAAGGAGGAGGAGTACGAGGACCTTGGCGTGCTCACCCTGATGATCAAGGGGAAGATCCACCAGCTGAACCTCGTGGGCGCCGAGATCTGGACCCGCCTGAACGGGATCAGTACGCTCGGGAAAATCTCCGCGGAGGTCGCGGCCCTCTTCTCGTGGGAGGTCGAAGAGGCGGAAGAGGCGGTGCTCGAATTCCTCCGGGGGATCGAGGAACAGGGGTGGGTGAGACTCGTGGAGAAACCGGACACATCGCCGGCTCCCGGCCGGCGCGCCGGTTGA
- the murI gene encoding glutamate racemase gives MGVFDSGVGGLTVLRELVSALPSERFVYLGDTARVPYGGKSAETVTRYAIEIANHLIRTRDIKLLVVACNTASSLALPALRKIYKIPVVGMVDPCVRRAAALPGKRTIGVIGTLGTVRSGAYEEALRLSVPSARVRSIPCPLLVSLVEEGWTDNAITRAVIAEYLAPFLDDPPDALILGCTHYPVLKGPIRDYLGGGTVLIDSAEEASRVVDILLSETQVRRAVAPGEVEFLVTDDPERFARVGKGFFGMELHDVDRVAL, from the coding sequence GTGGGCGTGTTCGATTCCGGCGTGGGAGGGTTGACCGTCCTGCGGGAACTGGTCTCTGCGCTTCCGTCGGAGCGGTTCGTGTACCTCGGCGACACGGCCCGCGTGCCCTACGGGGGGAAGTCCGCGGAGACCGTCACGCGGTACGCGATCGAGATCGCGAACCACCTGATCCGGACCCGCGACATCAAGCTCCTCGTGGTGGCGTGCAACACCGCCTCGTCCCTCGCCCTTCCCGCGCTTCGGAAGATCTACAAGATCCCGGTGGTGGGGATGGTGGACCCGTGCGTGCGGCGCGCCGCCGCCCTGCCCGGAAAGCGGACGATCGGCGTCATCGGGACGCTCGGGACGGTTCGTTCCGGGGCGTACGAAGAGGCGCTGCGGCTCTCCGTTCCATCGGCCCGGGTCCGGTCGATCCCGTGTCCGCTGCTCGTCTCGCTGGTGGAGGAGGGGTGGACCGACAACGCGATCACGCGCGCCGTGATCGCGGAATACCTCGCCCCGTTCCTTGACGATCCGCCCGACGCGCTGATCCTCGGGTGCACCCATTACCCTGTCCTGAAGGGGCCGATCCGGGATTATCTCGGGGGCGGCACCGTCCTGATCGACTCGGCCGAGGAGGCCTCGCGGGTCGTCGATATCCTGCTCTCCGAGACGCAGGTCCGCAGGGCCGTTGCACCGGGCGAGGTCGAGTTCCTCGTGACGGACGACCCGGAGCGGTTCGCGAGGGTGGGGAAGGGATTTTTCGGAATGGAGCTTCACGACGTGGACCGCGTGGCCCTGTAG
- a CDS encoding glycosyltransferase family 2 protein — MEGTPPRILVVIPAYQEERSIGGLVRTLRERFPYDVLVVNDGSTDRTSEAAREAGAIVLDLPCNIGIGGAVQTGFQFARDRGYDIVVRIDGDGQHEVEDIPKVLEPILAGQADAVIGSRFLGETEYRGSIPRIFGIRFFRLLVNLTTGYRVTDPTSGFFAINRPLIEFYSHHYPSDYPEVDAYILMHRLKSRAVEVPVRMYERAEGKSSITAFRAVYYMVKVTLSFLINCIRRFG, encoded by the coding sequence ATGGAAGGAACTCCTCCGCGCATACTGGTCGTCATCCCGGCGTACCAGGAGGAGCGGTCGATCGGGGGGTTGGTTCGCACTCTCCGGGAGCGATTTCCCTACGACGTGCTCGTCGTGAACGACGGGTCCACGGACCGGACCTCCGAAGCCGCGAGGGAGGCGGGCGCGATCGTGCTGGACCTGCCGTGCAACATCGGGATCGGCGGCGCGGTACAGACCGGGTTCCAATTTGCCAGGGATCGCGGCTACGATATCGTCGTGCGGATCGACGGGGACGGGCAGCACGAGGTGGAGGACATCCCCAAGGTGCTGGAGCCGATCCTCGCGGGGCAGGCGGACGCGGTCATCGGTTCCCGCTTCCTCGGGGAAACGGAGTACCGGGGGAGCATCCCACGGATCTTCGGCATCCGCTTCTTCCGCCTTCTCGTCAACCTCACCACCGGGTACCGTGTGACCGATCCGACCTCGGGCTTCTTCGCGATCAACCGCCCCTTGATCGAGTTCTACTCGCACCATTACCCGTCGGATTACCCGGAGGTGGACGCCTACATCCTGATGCACCGCCTGAAAAGCCGGGCGGTCGAAGTACCGGTGCGGATGTACGAACGGGCGGAAGGGAAATCGTCGATCACCGCCTTCCGGGCGGTGTACTATATGGTGAAGGTGACGCTCTCCTTCCTCATCAACTGCATCCGGAGATTCGGGTGA
- the yihA gene encoding ribosome biogenesis GTP-binding protein YihA/YsxC, with protein sequence MTTSARFLLFDPVGTAWPAVRLPQVAFAGRSNVGKSSLLNALVGQSRLARVSNTPGRTRGIALFEVEGRFAFADLPGYGFAKVSRSEREAWKGLVEGYLEECAFLRRVYVLVDARRGPEEEERQLAAFLAVRAVPYRWVGTKGDKLSAREKVEAVARFDGEPWLAGGGPVLLTSARTKAGIDLLWRDVRAAFSA encoded by the coding sequence ATGACGACCTCCGCCCGGTTCCTCCTGTTCGACCCCGTCGGGACCGCGTGGCCCGCCGTCCGGCTTCCGCAGGTGGCGTTCGCCGGGCGCTCCAACGTCGGGAAGTCGTCCCTCTTGAACGCTCTCGTCGGTCAATCCCGGCTTGCCCGCGTCAGCAACACCCCGGGCAGGACGCGCGGCATCGCCCTCTTCGAGGTGGAGGGGAGGTTCGCCTTCGCGGACCTTCCCGGGTACGGGTTCGCGAAAGTCTCCCGTTCCGAGCGGGAAGCGTGGAAAGGGCTGGTGGAGGGCTACCTCGAGGAGTGCGCGTTCCTGCGGCGCGTCTACGTTCTGGTGGACGCGCGGCGCGGCCCGGAAGAGGAGGAGCGGCAACTGGCGGCGTTCCTTGCGGTGCGGGCGGTGCCGTACCGATGGGTGGGGACGAAAGGGGACAAGCTCTCCGCCCGCGAGAAGGTGGAGGCCGTCGCACGGTTCGACGGCGAGCCGTGGCTTGCCGGCGGCGGGCCGGTGCTGCTGACGTCCGCGCGGACGAAGGCGGGGATCGACCTGCTCTGGCGGGACGTCCGGGCCGCTTTTTCCGCTTGA
- a CDS encoding 4Fe-4S binding protein codes for MKSTRTLRRASQWVVFLLFTFLFLNTEYKDNDVLPYAVNLFLRLDPLMAGAATLAGRAIIGLVWPALVVALLTVALGRFFCGWFCPLGAVIDAAAATVFRKARRKDAVPASWRRYKFLVLFFLAASSLFTLQWVFLFDPISILIRTFTVSVFPALNLVLHQIFDGLYRAPGPIPRVSEPVYGFLKAHFLAFEQPVFRTSAIVGLLFLGILVAERYQRRFWCRNLCPLGGLLALMGRFGLFRRRITEAGCTRCGLCEADCRMGAIGGDVAVTDHGECIECMDCQAICPEEVVHFSGKEGRKPAAVDLTRRGVLASAALGAVTVPFFRVEAHGKAPDPLLIRPPGSLQEGEFLARCTRCGECMRVCIANGLQPTWFEAGLEGMWSPILVSRIGYCEYNCTLCGQVCPTGAIRRLPLQEKRKVKLGLAYVDRSRCLPWAGQSDCIVCEEHCPTWSKAIVLKEERALTPRGEWKMFKKPYIDEDLCVGCGICETKCPLTDRAAVLVTSRGETRSTGVLAR; via the coding sequence ATGAAGTCGACGCGGACGCTTCGGCGCGCCTCGCAGTGGGTGGTGTTCCTTCTCTTCACCTTCCTCTTCCTGAACACGGAGTACAAGGACAACGACGTCCTTCCGTACGCGGTCAACCTGTTTCTCCGGCTCGATCCCCTGATGGCGGGGGCGGCCACCCTTGCGGGGCGGGCGATCATCGGGCTGGTCTGGCCCGCGCTGGTCGTCGCGCTCCTCACGGTCGCGCTGGGCCGCTTCTTCTGCGGATGGTTCTGCCCGCTCGGCGCCGTGATCGACGCCGCCGCGGCGACCGTCTTCCGCAAGGCCCGGAGAAAGGACGCGGTCCCCGCATCCTGGAGGAGGTACAAGTTCCTCGTCCTCTTCTTCCTTGCCGCCTCCTCGCTGTTCACGCTGCAATGGGTCTTCCTCTTCGACCCGATCAGCATCCTCATCCGGACGTTCACCGTCTCCGTCTTCCCCGCGCTGAACCTGGTCCTTCACCAGATCTTCGACGGCCTCTACCGGGCCCCCGGGCCGATCCCCCGGGTTTCGGAACCGGTCTACGGGTTCCTCAAGGCCCACTTCCTCGCCTTCGAGCAGCCGGTCTTCCGGACCTCCGCGATCGTGGGGCTCCTCTTCCTCGGCATCCTCGTTGCCGAGAGATACCAGCGGCGGTTCTGGTGCCGGAACCTCTGCCCCCTCGGGGGGCTGCTGGCGCTCATGGGGCGGTTCGGGCTCTTCCGGCGGCGGATCACGGAGGCGGGGTGCACCCGCTGCGGCCTGTGCGAGGCGGACTGCCGCATGGGGGCGATCGGGGGCGACGTCGCCGTGACCGACCACGGCGAATGCATCGAGTGCATGGATTGCCAGGCGATCTGTCCCGAGGAGGTGGTCCACTTCTCCGGCAAGGAGGGGCGCAAGCCGGCGGCAGTCGACCTCACGCGCCGGGGCGTCCTCGCCTCGGCCGCGCTCGGGGCGGTTACCGTTCCCTTCTTCCGGGTGGAGGCGCACGGGAAAGCGCCGGATCCCTTGCTGATCCGGCCCCCCGGATCGTTGCAGGAGGGGGAGTTCCTCGCCCGCTGCACCCGGTGCGGGGAGTGCATGCGGGTCTGCATCGCGAACGGCCTCCAGCCGACCTGGTTCGAGGCGGGGCTCGAGGGGATGTGGAGCCCGATTCTCGTGTCGAGGATCGGGTATTGCGAATACAACTGCACGCTCTGCGGTCAGGTCTGCCCGACCGGGGCGATCCGGCGACTCCCTCTCCAGGAGAAGCGGAAGGTGAAGCTGGGCCTCGCCTACGTCGACCGGAGCCGCTGCCTCCCGTGGGCGGGGCAGTCCGACTGCATCGTCTGCGAGGAGCATTGCCCGACGTGGAGCAAGGCGATCGTGCTCAAGGAGGAGAGGGCGCTCACACCCCGAGGGGAGTGGAAAATGTTCAAGAAGCCGTACATCGACGAGGATCTCTGCGTCGGGTGCGGGATCTGCGAGACGAAGTGCCCGCTGACCGATCGTGCCGCCGTGCTCGTCACCTCCCGGGGAGAAACCCGATCGACGGGGGTGCTCGCGAGATGA
- a CDS encoding permease-like cell division protein FtsX → MSERPSLWWIDWRLSRGPLVREAIGRFLFFCLLGFALLSLLLSGGVSRFLAGRYAITAVLRAEVPSAEAEGLARKVAALPPVRSATYRDPEAAWKEFLRAYPGLESLRGAGGNPLPGYIEIGIRPDRLTGPDVDLVASALRSVPLVEHVLAGEEWLPRLLRAGRLASWVGWGVFGAFLAGFFLVGRLQERARAVALAGDFAFLTERGVPASRLAFLRAAEAAISGFLLAAAGTAAGGGALFLFLRKSPFLEGVVGPASDLLLPRTVAAAVLFSCGAALLSAAASLLGWRAARTGRK, encoded by the coding sequence TTGAGCGAGCGGCCTTCCCTTTGGTGGATCGACTGGCGTCTTTCCCGGGGTCCCCTCGTCCGGGAGGCGATCGGGCGGTTCCTCTTTTTCTGCCTCCTCGGCTTCGCGCTCCTCTCCCTGCTCCTGTCGGGTGGGGTGAGCCGTTTCCTTGCCGGCCGGTACGCCATCACCGCGGTGCTGCGTGCGGAGGTCCCTTCCGCCGAGGCGGAAGGGCTGGCGCGAAAGGTCGCAGCCCTTCCCCCCGTGCGCTCCGCGACGTATCGGGACCCGGAGGCGGCGTGGAAGGAGTTCCTGCGGGCGTACCCCGGCCTGGAATCGCTGCGCGGCGCCGGGGGGAACCCGCTGCCGGGGTACATCGAGATCGGGATCCGTCCCGACCGGTTGACCGGACCCGACGTCGACCTCGTCGCCTCCGCCCTCCGGTCCGTCCCCCTCGTCGAGCACGTTCTGGCCGGGGAGGAGTGGCTGCCCCGGCTGCTGCGCGCCGGCCGTCTCGCGTCCTGGGTGGGCTGGGGGGTCTTCGGCGCCTTCCTCGCAGGCTTCTTCCTCGTCGGCCGTCTTCAGGAGCGGGCGCGCGCTGTCGCCCTCGCGGGTGATTTCGCGTTTCTCACCGAGCGGGGTGTTCCTGCAAGCCGCCTGGCATTTTTACGCGCGGCGGAGGCGGCGATTTCCGGGTTCCTCCTCGCGGCGGCCGGAACGGCGGCGGGCGGCGGGGCGCTGTTCCTCTTCCTTCGGAAGTCTCCATTCCTTGAGGGGGTGGTCGGTCCCGCGTCCGACCTCCTTCTTCCCCGGACGGTTGCGGCGGCCGTCCTCTTCTCCTGCGGTGCGGCACTGCTCTCGGCGGCGGCGTCCCTCCTCGGATGGAGGGCGGCCCGCACCGGCCGGAAATGA